The DNA window CGCGGTAGCTGATCACATTCGGATCGTAGGTCAGCTTGACCACTTCGGCATGGCCGGTCCTTCCGGCGCTAACCTGTTCATAGCTCGGGTTCTCCACCGTTCCCCCGGCATAGCCGGAAACAGCAGATGTAATGCCGTCTATCCGTTCGTAGACAGCCTCGACACACCAGAAACATCCGCCTCCGATAACAGCTTCGGCCTGAGGTTTATTCTCCATATCGACTCCCTGAACAACAATACCGGCTCCCGCCACAAGCAGGAGCACCGGTATCAAGATAAATCTCCTCATCTTAAACTCCTTGTGCGGGCTATTTATTATTAATATACTCAAGAATAAGGCTTCAGGCTATGAACTCTGGAAATCGTATTCAAAAAAAACCTTGTTTCCCGAAAGCAGGGAAACCTTGTCCCCTTTACGGCTGAAACTGATGGAATCACCCTTGTCCAGGTTCTCCGGATCGGTTCCGGCATGTACAAAAAGTACGAGGAACTGGGTCTCCCGGGAACGCAGAACCGTTTCCACCCTGGGGAGCAGGAAGGAGGAGGAAAGGGTATGCCCCTCCTTGCGTCCCTCGTAGCCCTGGGAGATGGCTGCAAAGCTGTACCCCCCCAGAATCCTGACAATGGAAAACCCCCGGGGGCCTTCCACCATGGCCAGCTGCCCGCTGGCAACCGTCTCCACTGAATCATCCGCTTCCAGACCGAGGGCATAGCCGCCTTCCCGCAGGTTGACCGCCCCGCCGCCGAAACCGGCCCTGCGGATCCGGTGGATCCGGACCTGGGCTCCGGACCGGAGGGGAACAAGCAGGGTATCCACCTTCAGGGTGCCCGAAGCACCGCCATCAGAGGCTACAGGCAGATGCATGCTGGTCAGCAGAACCCGGTCGGCAACCAGCTTGAAGGAATCGATCCTGTCCCTGTGGCTCCAGCTCTTTTTATCGCCGCTGGCAGAAAGGGTATTATCGCAGCAGAAAACCCGTTCCTTCGGCCCTGCACCAGCTACAAAACCCATAATACCGGAATAGCTGAACTTGCCGTATCGACTTATCGTATCGCCGCCCCGCTGCCGCTTGTTCCGCCGGGACCCTCCGTTAATGAGCTGGACGTGATCGCCGGATTTTGCTCCGTGGACAAGCCAGCCCGGGGAGGGAATAAAATGGACAAAGTCTCCCCTCTCTATGGGCAGTGCTTCCTCCTGTATACTCCAGAAGCTGTCCTTCTCCGGAATCATCAGGAGAAAACCCAGGGTCTGCATGGCGCGGTAATCGGCTATAGCAGAAAAATCAGCGCTTTTTTCCCCTGCTTCCAGTCCGGACTGCAGTGCCAGCCGAACCAGTCGTTTGAGCACTCCGCTTTTCCCCGGCCAGACCCCGGCAAGATACCCCGCCACAGGGCCTGCGATTCCCGCCAGAAGCCCCGGCGATTCCTTTCCGTAGCCGGGACCCCTCCCGCTGGAATCGTAGAGATAGGGTAAATCCCGCAGGTCCTTGCGCAGTCGCGGTCCCCAGAGCTGATAGCGGGGAGACTTTTTGCCCCCCTCGACATGAAGCACGGCAGCAAGCAGGCTGAAGTATCGCCAGCTGATGGAATCATCGAAATTGTCTGCCCCTCTGCCGCCGTCGGCAAACCAGCCCTGGTCCAGATAACAGCGTTCCAGGCTTTCGAAGGCCGCATCTATCACCTTGGGATCATGTCTCAGACCCATGCCCCTGCGGGCCACATGATTCAGTGCCACCGCAAGGCTCCGGTAGCTCTTTTTCTTTACCGATACGCGTCCTTCTGTTTCGAGCCACTGCTCGAAGAGCTGAATGGAACGGTTGGAAAGCCGCCGGAACAGCAGAGAACGGCAGGACCAGGCGGCGAAAGCCACCAGGGCGGCAAACTCGGGGGACCGTTTCGTACTCCGCGGTCCAGCTCCCCAGTATCCCGGGTTTTCGGGATTGCAGCCGTTTTCAATCGCGTTGATCATATAGCTGGAAAGAGAGAGCATCTCACCCTGGTAATCCACAACGTCGCTTCGTTCATCCCCGGACAGGTAACCGCCCAGTGCCACCAGGGTCAGCAGGACGGGTTCCGGAGAATCGTGATTCTTCAGGTAACTCATATCCGGAGTCAGGGATCGTTTACAGAAGCTCATATATCGGAAAAAAACACTGGTCACATGATGGAAGGTCAGTTCGTGCTTGATGGGCTGGTCCATGTGCCTGAGTATATACCCAGCACTGTGTCTGTCAAGGCGCCGCAAAATCCGTAATCACGCCATTCCACGAACAAAAGGAACGAAGACGACCGGACACAGCCTCTCCCGTGTACAGGTTCCCCGGGAATCCTTAAGAATCCGGATCAGATACTGCATACTCCGTCCCCCCTGGGGAAACAGCATGATTCCCCCCGGTTTCAGCTGCCCGATAAGCTCCTGAGGTTCCGACCTGACAGCGGCGGTAATCATTATACGGTCAAAAGGGGCCTCCTCCGGCCAGCCCGAGAACCCGTCGCCATGACGTACCATGATATTCGAGTAGCCCAGAGTCTCGAGTCTCTCCCCGGCGCTGAGAGCAAGCTCAGCGATCCGCTCCATGCTGTAGACCCTCTTCGCCAGTACCGAGAGTACTGCCGCCTGGTACCCCGAGCCGGTACCGATTTCCAGTATCCGGTTCTGCGGATCGATTTTCAGGGCCTCGGTCATATACGCCACGATATAGGGTTGACTGATGGTCTGTCCCTTCCCGATAGGCAGGGGCCGGTCCTCTTCCGCCTCATCGACAAGGGGGGGAGGAACAAAGCGCTCCCGCGGAACGATACGAATCGCTTCGAGGACCCGGGGATCGCGAATATCCCAGTACGAAAGAGGGAGCATACACTAAGAATACTCCCGGAAAGGGCGCTTTTCCAGTCCCTGTTCAGCATGATACTATGGTCAGCCTTGATGAGTGACCTATTTGATGCCTTTAAACAGAGTTCAACCCTTCCCTTGCCGGCACGTCCGCCCCGGGACCTGCGCTGCGTGTTCGTTCCCCCTCCGGGAGAACCGCGGCTCAGTTTCTACTCGGGGGATGAGGAGATTGACCCTCCCGCCGCCCGGTCCTACGCCGGTCCCTGGCGGGACCTCCTTGCAGTCTGCGAGGATATTCGTCGAAGGGAAGAACTCAGCCTGGAATGGGACAATGATCGAAAAAGGGGATTCTCCCTGAGCCGGCATCCGGGGCTTATCCCCCTGGCCGCCGCAACCGGCAGCCTGAACCTTCCGGGGGGAACTCCCCTGGAGATCCGGGAGGAACAGATCGCGGTCCGTATATCCGGTCCGGGCCCCTATTCCGCCCGCCTTGTGGACGCCGCGGATCGGCCCCTGGGATTCCCCCAGGGGATTGCCGAAAGCTGTATCCTGGACGGAAACATACTCTACCAGATGCCCCCCATGGGACCGGGATTCCGCAGTATCCGGCATCTGGGGACCATAATCCGCGAAGAGGACCTTCACCGCTACCTGTCGCTGACGCGGACCCATTTCCCCGGACTTCCCCTGCGGTTCAGGGAGTACAGTATCCGCAGCGCCGGGGCCGTGGAGCTTTCCGAGGGGATTATCTTTTCCAAAATGGACCGGGACGGGGTTCTGCATCTGCAGTTCACCCTGACCTGGCCGGGATACCCTCCCGATTTCTTCACCGCCTACGACACTGCCCAGGTTGTCGAAATAGACCGGCAGAAGGAGTGCATAACCTTCCATCCCGCTCTTATTCCGGACATCCGCAAGGGCATCGCCTCCCTGAGGCGGCGGATACAGCGACTTCAGAAACGTCACCAGGACTCGGACGGCTTTTTTGTAGACGATACAAAAATCAGTCTGGGCCCGAAGCTCGCCGAAGCCTTCATCGAGGAGGAGCTTCCCGGACTTTTTACCCGCTACCTCTTTTTCGGGACGGAGAACCTCTCTCATTTCCGGGTTACCCGCTCCCGGCCGAAGCTGCACCTGCGCCTGAGCGGAGGGGCCGACCTTCTGCGGGGAGAGTGCGACATCTCTGTGGAAGGCGAGTGGTTCACTCCCGGGGAACTGATGGACCTGCACCGGGAGAATGGCTTCATTCCCCTGAACAGCGGCGGCCGGGCCCTTATCGATCAGAAATTCCTGGAGCGCCTGCGCCGGGTGCTGAAAGAGATCAACCACGGCGAGGTAACCCTCTCCTTTTTCGACCTGCCCCTGGTGCAGGAGATCATAGATGAGAACCTCGAAGGTCCCGGCGCGGTGGAACCGGAACGAATCTACCGGGGCTTCAGCGAGCTTGAATCCAGACCGGTTCCCGTTCCCCGTATTCAGGGGACCCTTCGGGAGTACCAGGAACACGGTTACCGCTGGCTCTATTACCTGTACCGGACGGGTCTGAACGGCTGCCTCGCCGACGATATGGGGCTGGGAAAAACGGTACAGACCATCTCCCTTCTCTCCCTTGTACACGCGGATCCGGGATTTCCCTCCCTGGTGGTACTGCCGAAATCCCTGATCTTCAACTGGCAGGGGGAGTTCGCCCGCTTTGCCCCGCAGCTGCAGATCAGCACCTGTTACGGGCCCGGCAGGGACTGGGAATCCGCGGAGGAGTCGGACATAATCCTGACAACCTACACGGTGGTGCGGAACGATATTCAGGAACTTCGCAAACGGAAATTCCGCTACATCATCCTCGACGAGGCACAGAACATCAAGAATTTGAGCTCCC is part of the Marispirochaeta aestuarii genome and encodes:
- a CDS encoding DUF2264 domain-containing protein; translation: MDQPIKHELTFHHVTSVFFRYMSFCKRSLTPDMSYLKNHDSPEPVLLTLVALGGYLSGDERSDVVDYQGEMLSLSSYMINAIENGCNPENPGYWGAGPRSTKRSPEFAALVAFAAWSCRSLLFRRLSNRSIQLFEQWLETEGRVSVKKKSYRSLAVALNHVARRGMGLRHDPKVIDAAFESLERCYLDQGWFADGGRGADNFDDSISWRYFSLLAAVLHVEGGKKSPRYQLWGPRLRKDLRDLPYLYDSSGRGPGYGKESPGLLAGIAGPVAGYLAGVWPGKSGVLKRLVRLALQSGLEAGEKSADFSAIADYRAMQTLGFLLMIPEKDSFWSIQEEALPIERGDFVHFIPSPGWLVHGAKSGDHVQLINGGSRRNKRQRGGDTISRYGKFSYSGIMGFVAGAGPKERVFCCDNTLSASGDKKSWSHRDRIDSFKLVADRVLLTSMHLPVASDGGASGTLKVDTLLVPLRSGAQVRIHRIRRAGFGGGAVNLREGGYALGLEADDSVETVASGQLAMVEGPRGFSIVRILGGYSFAAISQGYEGRKEGHTLSSSFLLPRVETVLRSRETQFLVLFVHAGTDPENLDKGDSISFSRKGDKVSLLSGNKVFFEYDFQSS
- a CDS encoding protein-L-isoaspartate(D-aspartate) O-methyltransferase is translated as MLPLSYWDIRDPRVLEAIRIVPRERFVPPPLVDEAEEDRPLPIGKGQTISQPYIVAYMTEALKIDPQNRILEIGTGSGYQAAVLSVLAKRVYSMERIAELALSAGERLETLGYSNIMVRHGDGFSGWPEEAPFDRIMITAAVRSEPQELIGQLKPGGIMLFPQGGRSMQYLIRILKDSRGTCTRERLCPVVFVPFVRGMA
- a CDS encoding DEAD/DEAH box helicase, with product MSDLFDAFKQSSTLPLPARPPRDLRCVFVPPPGEPRLSFYSGDEEIDPPAARSYAGPWRDLLAVCEDIRRREELSLEWDNDRKRGFSLSRHPGLIPLAAATGSLNLPGGTPLEIREEQIAVRISGPGPYSARLVDAADRPLGFPQGIAESCILDGNILYQMPPMGPGFRSIRHLGTIIREEDLHRYLSLTRTHFPGLPLRFREYSIRSAGAVELSEGIIFSKMDRDGVLHLQFTLTWPGYPPDFFTAYDTAQVVEIDRQKECITFHPALIPDIRKGIASLRRRIQRLQKRHQDSDGFFVDDTKISLGPKLAEAFIEEELPGLFTRYLFFGTENLSHFRVTRSRPKLHLRLSGGADLLRGECDISVEGEWFTPGELMDLHRENGFIPLNSGGRALIDQKFLERLRRVLKEINHGEVTLSFFDLPLVQEIIDENLEGPGAVEPERIYRGFSELESRPVPVPRIQGTLREYQEHGYRWLYYLYRTGLNGCLADDMGLGKTVQTISLLSLVHADPGFPSLVVLPKSLIFNWQGEFARFAPQLQISTCYGPGRDWESAEESDIILTTYTVVRNDIQELRKRKFRYIILDEAQNIKNLSSRISRAMLLLESEHRLAISGTPMENNLMELYSLFRFLNPGMFGSPKEFQRDYANPIQKESCQVTAEDLRKKISPFLLRRLKTDVARDLPEKVEQILYVEMEETQRGLYESRRDYFYRSIRERLERNGIEESQLYILQAISELRQIATVPESRSSGVITSPKREVMRESLEDVFAIHHKAIVFSNFLDSLETLGSDLEEMGISYLLLTGATRDRRGVVERFQSDDTSQALLMTLKTGGVGLNLTVADYVYLLDPWWNIAAENQAIDRSHRIGQRNTVFAYRLITKETIEERILELQQRKRELFNSVITADSGIPKSLTRDDVEFILS